The DNA sequence CTTCGGGGCCGCGCTGGTGATCGCCGCCGCTCGTGAACTGGCCGCGGAGTTCGAGCCAGGGCTGCTGCACACGTCCGTCTCCGAGCTGCATGTCCTGCCGAACTCGCCGGTCACCATAGCCCGGCAGGTGGTAATGAACCTGGACCTGCGCTCCCCGGACGAGTCCGTGCTGGGCCTCGCCATGGAACGCCTGGGAAAGAGGATCATCGACGCCGAGGCAGACTCACGCACTGAGATCCGCCTGGATCTGACGCACAACTGGGGAGTGGTGTCCTACCAGCCCAAAGGAGTGTCGCTGGGCCGGGCAAGCGCAGAGAGCCTGGACTACAGCCACAGGAACGTGATGACCGTCGCCGGGCACGATTCGACCAACATGAAGGACGTAGTCCCCACCGTCATGCTCTTCGTTCCCAGCGTCGAAGGCATCTCGCACAACGAGGCCGAGTACACGCTCGACGACGATGCCCTGCGCGGCGTCGAACTGCTCACCGACGTCCTGCGGCGCCTCGTCCGGGGCGAACTGGAAGAGGACTAGCAGAGCGTCAGCCCGCGCTTGCCGCGGGCGTAACCGCTGCCACCTCAACCTGAACCCCGGCGTCCCGGAACTTCTGCACCTGCCCGGGGTCGGCGCCGTCGTCCGTCACCAAAGTCCACGGCAAAGCCAGCCGCGCCCACGCGTGGAACGGCCGCAGGCCCAACTTGGAGGAGTCCGCCAGAACATAAACGGAACGTCCGCGCCGCGCCATGAGCTCCTTGAGCCGGGTCTGGGCGTGGTCGGCCTCGCAGATGCCGTCCTCGGCGGTGACGGCGTCGGCGCCCAGGAACACGCGGTCAAAGCTCATCCGCTCCAGCGCCGCCTCGGCCAGCGGGCCTACAAAACTTTGGGACACACCCCGGAGCCGGCCGCCCAGGCAGTCCACCTCGATGCCCTCAGAATCGGCCAGCTCCTGCAGTGTGTTGATGCCCGGCGTCGTCACGGACAACGGGCCGAACCCGCGCAGCTCGTGCGCCAGGGCACCCGCGGTGGAGCCGGCGTCGAGCAGGATGTTCTCACCCGGCTGGATTACGGACGCAGCCCAGCGGGCGATGGCGTGCTTCTGCTCGAACGCCTCCCCGGTGCGCTGCCGCAGCGACGCCTCCGGGTGTGCGCCCATGGCCATCGCCCCGCCGTACGTCCGCGCCAGCCGGCCCTGCGAGTTCAGCAGCGCCAGGTCC is a window from the Arthrobacter sp. NicSoilC5 genome containing:
- a CDS encoding DeoR/GlpR family DNA-binding transcription regulator, producing MLSANARREEIYHLAVTTGLASVEELSAKFEVTASTIRRDLALLNSQGRLARTYGGAMAMGAHPEASLRQRTGEAFEQKHAIARWAASVIQPGENILLDAGSTAGALAHELRGFGPLSVTTPGINTLQELADSEGIEVDCLGGRLRGVSQSFVGPLAEAALERMSFDRVFLGADAVTAEDGICEADHAQTRLKELMARRGRSVYVLADSSKLGLRPFHAWARLALPWTLVTDDGADPGQVQKFRDAGVQVEVAAVTPAASAG